A region from the Lolium perenne isolate Kyuss_39 chromosome 4, Kyuss_2.0, whole genome shotgun sequence genome encodes:
- the LOC127297393 gene encoding protein VERNALIZATION 2: MSISISCSVCGGVVGNCLHHHHNISVFPVQRHEPPPVEYQFFNHARGHDVGTIWPAPPADNHNRNTRPPTTFHGLQYTPHAHQLEAAGLITFQVEAGAGRDMPQPARPPTIMPFCGDTLTATVNKHAIVAIDGATMMVAAHHHAMHEREAKVMRYREKRKRRRYEKQIHYESRKAYAELRPRVKGRFAKVHEEAIVPSSPPPSAYDPTKLGLGWFPQTR, from the exons ATGTCCATATCCATTTCATGCAGCGTGTGCGGCGGTGTCGTGGGCAACTGCCTGCACCACCACCACAACATAAGCGTGTTCCCCGTTCAGCGTCACGAGCCGCCACCGGTGGAGTACCAGTTCTTCAACCACGCCCGTGGCCACGACGTGGGAACCATCTGGCCCGCACCGCCGGCGGACAACCATAACCGCAACACCAGGCCGCCGACGACATTCCATGGCCTCCAGTACACGCCGCATGCGCACCAACTAGAAGCTGCTGGGCTGATCACGTTCCAGGTGGAGGCCGGTGCCGGCCGAGACATGCCACAACCGGCGAGACCACCCACCATC ATGCCATTTTGCGGGGACACACTCACTGCCACCGTGAACAAGCATGCCATAGTGGCTATCGATGGAGCGACGATGATGGTGGCGGCGCATCATCACGCAATGCACGAGAGAGAAGCAAAGGTGATGAGGTAcagggagaagaggaagaggcggcGCTACGAGAAGCAGATACATTATGAGTCCAGAAAAGCTTATGCCGAGTTGAGGCCACGGGTCAAGGGCCGTTTTGCCAAGGTACACGAAGAAGCCATCgtgccatcatctccaccaccatcggcaTATGATCCCACTAAACTCGGCCTCGGGTGGTTCCCCCAAACCAGGTAA